The Vibrio coralliilyticus genome segment GAATGTCAGGCGATTGCACCATTCTCACTAGCAAGCTTTAACAACGGTGATTACTTTGAAGCGCAGCACTCGTTAATTGATGCTGGCAACATCACCAAAGTTCTTTACCCGAACGATAACCACGAGAAGGGTAAAACTCTACGCCTAATGCAGCAGTACTTCCACTCAGCGGCATCGGTACGCGATATTCTACGTCGCCATGAAGCCGCAGGTTTTGCACTGGCCGATCTTCCTAAGCAAGAAACTATCCAGCTAAACGATACGCACCCAACCATCGCTATCCCAGAGCTGATGCGCATCTTGATTGATGAGAAAGGTCTATCTTGGGACAAAGCGTGGGAAATCAGTGCAAGCACGTTTGCCTACACCAACCATACGCTACTTCCAGAAGCTCTAGAGACATGGCCAGAGTCGCTCATTCAGCGTCTACTGCCTCGTCACATGGAAATCATTTTCGAAATCAACCACCATTTCCTACAAGACGTACGTAAAATGTGGCCTGGTGATGGTGAGAAACAAGCTAAGCTGTCTATCATCCAAGAAGGTTTCAACCGCATGGTTCGTATGGCAAACCTATGTGTGATTGGTTCTTACAAAGTCAACGGTGTAGCAGCACTTCACTCTGAACTGGTTAAGAAAGATCTGTTCCCTGAGTTTAATGAAATCTTCCCAGGTAAACTGACTAACGTAACAAACGGTATTACGCCACGTCGTTGGTTGAAGTTCTGTAACCCAGGTCTATCTAACTTAATCTCAGACAAGATTGGTACTGAGTGGCCAGCTAAACTTGAACAGCTTGAAGGTATTGCTCAGTTTGCGACTGATGCGAAATTCCAAAAAGAGTTCATGGCCGTTAAGAAGCAAAACAAACAGCGTCTTGCGGATTGGGTTAAAGAGAACATGGGTATCGAGCTAGATACTAATGCAATCTTTGACGTGCAAATCAAGCGCCTGCACGAGTACAAGCGTCAGCACCTAGATCTGCTGCACATCTTGTCTCTATACCACCGTATCATTAACGAACCTGAGTTCGAATGTACGCCACGTGTTTGTTTCTTCGCAGCTAAAGCGGCGCCGGGTTACCACCTAGCGAAAGAGATCATCTTCGCGGTGAACAAGGTTGCTGAGAAGATCAACAACGACCCTCGTATCGGTAATAAGCTGAAAGTGGTCTTTATTCCAGATTACCGCGTAAGCATGGCGGAAATCATCATTCCAGCGGCTGACGTTTCTCAACAAATCTCTCTAGCAGGTAAAGAAGCATCAGGTACGGGTAACATGAAAATGGCGCTTAACGGTGCATTGACTATCGGTACTATGGACGGTGCGAACGTTGAAATTCGTGAAGAAGTGGGTGATGAGAACATCTATATCTTTGGTCTAGACGTTGACGGTGTACAAGCGCTTAAAGCACAAGGTTACAACCCTTATGACTACTACCACGCGGACCCACTACTAAAAGCGTCACTTGACCTACTGTTGGGCGAAGAGTTCACTCCAGGTCAACCTGGTCTGTTACGTGCAACGTTTGACAGCTTGCTTGATGGCGGTGACCCGTACTTATGTTTGGCTGACTTTGCTTCTTACGTGCAAGCGCATGAAGACATGGGCAAACAATATAAAGATCAAGCGGGTTGGGCTCAGAAAGCCATTCTTAACACGGCCTTGGTTGGTAAGTTTACGTCAGACCGTTCAATTCGAGATTATGTAAACAATATCTGGAAATTAGAAGCGGTTAAGCGCTAATTCCACCTAAATAAGCCAAGGCTATTAAGCCTTGGCTCTCTTAATTACAAATAAATAAAAACCCTACATTTGAAGGTTACTGAATCCTTCGGAGAGAGCGATGAAAGAACAAAACGCATTACAACAAGTCGCTGAAATGGCAAGAATTGCCGACAGCTACGTTAGCGCGTGGGGAGATGAGGCAAAAGTAGACGAAGAAACGATTCGCTACTTATTGACGTCTTTAGGCTACGACACGACGAATGATGATACTCTTCTGCGATCGGCAGAGAAAAAACACAAGAAAGATGTGCTGGATTCAGTGCTGGTGGTCCGTGATGGTGAGCCAGTTGAAGTGGCACTTAATCTTGGCGCAAGTGCTCGTGAAAGCGAGTTCAGCTGGCGTTTAGATACCGAGCAGGGAGAGGTACTTGAAGGCTATCTTCAGTCTCAAATCGTTCGCGATGAACGTAAAGAGGGTGGCCCTTTAGTGTTTACATTACCGAGTGATTTGGCTTGGGGTTACCACAAGCTGACGATCACTCGCAAACGCCGGAAGTCCCCTTATGAGATGACTCTGATTGTCACACCGAGAGCTTGTTACAAACAGGATGACATCGAAAGTGGCAAAAAAATGTGGGGCCCGAGCATTCAGCTTTACACTTTGCGCACACAACATAACTGGGGAATGGGTGACTTTGGTGACCTGAAACAGCTGGTGGCTGATATTGCTTCCCGGGGCGGTGATTTTGTTGGCCTAAACCCAATTCATTCATTATTCCCGGCAAACCCTGAAGGCGCCAGCCCATATAGCCCGTCCTCACGCCGTTGGTTAAATATCCTATACATTGATGTCAGTTCTGTACCTGAGTTTGCATTGAGTATCGAAGCGCAACAGCGTGTTGGCAGTGCTGAATTCCAGCAGCGCTTACAAAAAGCGCGTGAATCGCATTGGGTGAATTACACCGAAGTGGCGGATCTCAAGCTGAGCGTCCTTCCGCTACTGTTTGATGAGTTCAAGAAGCGCCACTTGGATAAGAACACCGAGCGCGCTCAAGCTTTCCTAGCGTTTGTTGAAGAGGGGGGCGATAGTCTGATGCATCAAGCCGCATTTGATGCTCTACATGCCTCTTTGCATGCTGAAAATGCTAATGTTTGGGGCTGGCCAGTTTTCCCAGATGAATTCCGCCGTTTTGAAAATACCGCTGTCCAAAAGTTTATTGAACAGAATCTCGATCAGGTCCATCTGTACATGTACCTGCAATGGATTGCGGATATCCAAATTAATGAAGCTCAGGCATTAGCTGAAGAGAAAGGTATGTCTGTCGGCCTATACCGTGATTTAGCGGTTGGTGTGGCTGATTCGGGCGCTGAAACCTGGGCTGATAACGGCAATCTTGTGATGGACGCCAGCATCGGTGCTCCGCCAGATATTCTGGGCCCTCTGGGCCAAAACTGGGGCTTACCGCCGCTTAACCCGCAAGTGCTTCAGGAAACCAGTTACGATGCCTACATCAAACTGCTGCGTGCCAATATGAAGCATTGTGGAGCACTGCGTATTGACCATGTCTTGGGCTTGTTGCGTTTGTGGTGGATACCTAAAGGTGAAAATGCGACCAAAGGTGCGTACATCTACTACCCCGTGGAAGATATGCTAGCGATTCTTGCGCTGGAATCTCATCGTCATCAATGCAGCGTTATTGGTGAAGATTTAGGTACAGTGCCAGATGAAATCGTGGAGATTTTGCGTGATGCAGGTGTTCATTCATACAAAGTGTTCTTCTTCGAAACGTCAGAAGACGACGGTGGTTACATTTCACCAGCTCATTATGCTGAGCAGTCTATGTCTGCGCTATGTACGCATGATATGCCGACTTTACGTGGCTTCTGGCACTGTGACGACTTAAAGATGGGCGAAGAGCTGGGTTTGTACCCAGATCCAGAGCAATTGAAGAACCTGTTCGCAGATCGTTTGGAAAGTAAACAAGGTATTTTGGATTCTGTGGCTTGGCACGGCTACCTTCCGGAAGGTGTGGGCCGAGATGCGCAGTACGTTCCTATGGACTCGTATCTGGCTGAGGCTTTGCAATTGCACGTAGCTGCAGGCTCATCAACATTGCTCAGTGTTCAGTTAGAAGATTGGTTGGAAATGGATAAGCCGGTCAACATTCCAGGCACGGTTGATGAGTATCCAAACTGGCGTCGTAAACTGTCAATGAATTTGGATGAAGTATTTGCTCGTGAAGAGGTAAATCGCATTGCCCATAAGTTGACGGAAGTTCGCGCAAAAGCGAGTAATTAACAGGCTCTTATCGCAGATAACATAGAAAAATATCGACTCTATCACTCTATGTTAAACCGGAATGCGGTAAACTTTTAGATGCTATATTAAGCCCGCATTTTTAGCGGGCTTTTGTTTATAAAAACCAGAAGCTGTTTACGTTGCGCTTCGATTTAAACGCCTGTTAGTCAGCGTTGCCGTCCGCAATGATCCACCTCAAAGATGTAAGCAGACTTTCGGCTATTTTCAGAAAGTTAGGTTAGGGAGAGAATAACTTGAAAGCGGCAACATTAGATAAGAAAACCAGATTGTATAACCAACTTTCGCATGCTTCGTTTGCGGATCCATTTTCTTTTATTGGTCCATATCTTGAACCTAAGCAAGGTGGGTTACGGGTGTGGATGCCCGGTGCGGACAAGGTTGAATTAGTGATTGACGGCGAAGATAGAATCGAGCTTGAACGCGAAGATGCGTCCGGTTTTATCTTGACTCAAGAAAGAGATTTAACTCAAACGCATTATCAGCTTGCTGTTCATTGGTCAGGCTCAGAGCAGATCGTCGATGATCCCTACCAATATCATACTATCTATGCAGAGTATGATGATCTGCATACGCCTAAAGACATGTACCATCACATGGGGTCACAGTTTGTGACTTTAGAGCGTGGTGGTAAACAAATCTCGGGCGTTCGTTTTCTGGTATACGCCCCTCATGCCTCGGCATGTAGTTTGGTGGGTGAGTTTAACCAGTGGGATGGTCGACGAACGCCTATGCAGCGCCTCGATTATGGTATTTGGGGCATCTTTATTCCGAACTTGAAAGAAGGGACTCAGTATAAATTTGAGTTGAAAGGGCCAAATGGTGAAGGCCTACCGCATAAGGCTGACCCTTGGGGAGCATATGCGGAACAGTATCCTTCCTTTGCATCGGTAACTTATGATCACTCTCGCTACGACTGGCAAGATACTCAGTGGCAAAGCCGACCGGTTACTGAAAAGCGTAAGGAAGCGTTGTCTTTTTACGAGCTTCACGCGGGTTCATGGCGTCGTAATGCTAATGGCGATTTCTTGAATTACCGTGAACTGGCTGATCAGCTTATTCCTTATCTGGTCGATATGGGTTATAACCATGTTGAGTTAATGCCCGTCTCTGAGCATCCATTCTACGGTTCTTGGGGTTATCAGCCTGTGGGGCTATTTGCTCCTACCAGCCGATTTGGTTCGCCGGATGACTTTAAATATTTCGTTGATCAGTGTCACCAAGCTGAAATTGGTGTGGTGCTAGACTGGGTTCCAGCTCATTTCCCTTCCGACGATCACGGACTGGCCAATTTCGACGGTACACCGCTTTTCCATGATCCGGATCCACGCCGAGGTTGGCATCAGGACTGGAATTCCTACATTTACGACTTAGGCCGTGAGCACGTGCGTCGCTTCTTAGTATCTAATGCTCTGTACTGGTTTGAGCAATTCCATATTGATGGTATCCGAGTGGATGCTGTCGCATCGATGCTTTACCTTGATTACTCGCGAAGTCATGATCAGTGGATCCCAAATGTCGATGGTGGCAATGAAAACTATGATGCCATTGCAACGCTAAAATGGATGAATGAGGAAGTGTATAAGTACTTCCCGAATGCGATGACTATTGCGGAAGAATCGACGGCATTCCCAGGGGTTTCTGCTCCAACCTTTATGGGCGGTTTGGGTTTCGGCTTTAAGTGGAATATGGGCTGGATGCATGACTCGCTTTCCTACATCAAAGAAGATCCTGTTCATCGAAAATACCACCACGATACCATCACGTTTCCGCTAGTTTATGCACATAGCGAAAACTATGTTCTTTCTTTGTCACATGATGAAGTGGTGTATGGCAAAGGGTCGATTCACAACAAAATGCCAGGTGACGAATGGCAACAGACGGCGAATTTGCGCGCTTATCTTGGTTACATGTACGGCCAACCGGGTAAGAAGCTCAACTTCATGGGAGCAGAGATTGGTCAGACGGCTGAATGGAATCACGACGATCAACTGCAATGGTTCCTGCTGGAATTCGAACGTCATCAAGGTGTGCAAGCGCTCACTCGCGATCTGAATAAGTTGTATACATCTGAACGTGCGATGCATGAACTGGATTGTGAACCACGTGGTTTCGAA includes the following:
- the malQ gene encoding 4-alpha-glucanotransferase, with the translated sequence MKEQNALQQVAEMARIADSYVSAWGDEAKVDEETIRYLLTSLGYDTTNDDTLLRSAEKKHKKDVLDSVLVVRDGEPVEVALNLGASARESEFSWRLDTEQGEVLEGYLQSQIVRDERKEGGPLVFTLPSDLAWGYHKLTITRKRRKSPYEMTLIVTPRACYKQDDIESGKKMWGPSIQLYTLRTQHNWGMGDFGDLKQLVADIASRGGDFVGLNPIHSLFPANPEGASPYSPSSRRWLNILYIDVSSVPEFALSIEAQQRVGSAEFQQRLQKARESHWVNYTEVADLKLSVLPLLFDEFKKRHLDKNTERAQAFLAFVEEGGDSLMHQAAFDALHASLHAENANVWGWPVFPDEFRRFENTAVQKFIEQNLDQVHLYMYLQWIADIQINEAQALAEEKGMSVGLYRDLAVGVADSGAETWADNGNLVMDASIGAPPDILGPLGQNWGLPPLNPQVLQETSYDAYIKLLRANMKHCGALRIDHVLGLLRLWWIPKGENATKGAYIYYPVEDMLAILALESHRHQCSVIGEDLGTVPDEIVEILRDAGVHSYKVFFFETSEDDGGYISPAHYAEQSMSALCTHDMPTLRGFWHCDDLKMGEELGLYPDPEQLKNLFADRLESKQGILDSVAWHGYLPEGVGRDAQYVPMDSYLAEALQLHVAAGSSTLLSVQLEDWLEMDKPVNIPGTVDEYPNWRRKLSMNLDEVFAREEVNRIAHKLTEVRAKASN
- the glgB gene encoding 1,4-alpha-glucan branching protein GlgB; translation: MKAATLDKKTRLYNQLSHASFADPFSFIGPYLEPKQGGLRVWMPGADKVELVIDGEDRIELEREDASGFILTQERDLTQTHYQLAVHWSGSEQIVDDPYQYHTIYAEYDDLHTPKDMYHHMGSQFVTLERGGKQISGVRFLVYAPHASACSLVGEFNQWDGRRTPMQRLDYGIWGIFIPNLKEGTQYKFELKGPNGEGLPHKADPWGAYAEQYPSFASVTYDHSRYDWQDTQWQSRPVTEKRKEALSFYELHAGSWRRNANGDFLNYRELADQLIPYLVDMGYNHVELMPVSEHPFYGSWGYQPVGLFAPTSRFGSPDDFKYFVDQCHQAEIGVVLDWVPAHFPSDDHGLANFDGTPLFHDPDPRRGWHQDWNSYIYDLGREHVRRFLVSNALYWFEQFHIDGIRVDAVASMLYLDYSRSHDQWIPNVDGGNENYDAIATLKWMNEEVYKYFPNAMTIAEESTAFPGVSAPTFMGGLGFGFKWNMGWMHDSLSYIKEDPVHRKYHHDTITFPLVYAHSENYVLSLSHDEVVYGKGSIHNKMPGDEWQQTANLRAYLGYMYGQPGKKLNFMGAEIGQTAEWNHDDQLQWFLLEFERHQGVQALTRDLNKLYTSERAMHELDCEPRGFEWRLQDAAESSILAHERLSDNGERILVITNFTPVPHDKFRLGVPLAGEYELLLNTDDQCYKGSGYEVKQCAVTEMVESESQPQSLSLRLPPLATVFYKLK
- a CDS encoding glycogen/starch/alpha-glucan phosphorylase; this translates as MKPTQQKKFDKALFQESVKQHLSTTYAKTEATATPRDWYLAMGRALAELTTLDLLKTEQDPKIQSAKSVNYLSLEFLIGRLTGNNLISMGLYEQITDAMADLGHNLTDLLEEERDPSLGNGGLGRLAACFMDSCAAQEFPTVGYGLHYEYGLFKQSFEEGRQKEAPDAWRGVEGYPWEVARPELAQEIGFYGHVEVSHENGKEIRKWVPGMTVKAMPWDLPIVGYESDTVYPLRLWECQAIAPFSLASFNNGDYFEAQHSLIDAGNITKVLYPNDNHEKGKTLRLMQQYFHSAASVRDILRRHEAAGFALADLPKQETIQLNDTHPTIAIPELMRILIDEKGLSWDKAWEISASTFAYTNHTLLPEALETWPESLIQRLLPRHMEIIFEINHHFLQDVRKMWPGDGEKQAKLSIIQEGFNRMVRMANLCVIGSYKVNGVAALHSELVKKDLFPEFNEIFPGKLTNVTNGITPRRWLKFCNPGLSNLISDKIGTEWPAKLEQLEGIAQFATDAKFQKEFMAVKKQNKQRLADWVKENMGIELDTNAIFDVQIKRLHEYKRQHLDLLHILSLYHRIINEPEFECTPRVCFFAAKAAPGYHLAKEIIFAVNKVAEKINNDPRIGNKLKVVFIPDYRVSMAEIIIPAADVSQQISLAGKEASGTGNMKMALNGALTIGTMDGANVEIREEVGDENIYIFGLDVDGVQALKAQGYNPYDYYHADPLLKASLDLLLGEEFTPGQPGLLRATFDSLLDGGDPYLCLADFASYVQAHEDMGKQYKDQAGWAQKAILNTALVGKFTSDRSIRDYVNNIWKLEAVKR